Proteins from one Sarcophilus harrisii chromosome 2, mSarHar1.11, whole genome shotgun sequence genomic window:
- the LOC100930556 gene encoding olfactory receptor 49-like, whose product MGNSTTISEIILLGLTDACEFQMLIFVGLFLTYLITLLGNLLIIVVTLMDHRLYTPMYYFLRNFAVLEIWFTSVIFPKMLNNILTGNKTISLLGCFLQSFLYFFLGTTEFLLLAVMSFDRYVAICNPLRYTTIMGKRVCVQLVLSSWVGAFLLIIVPSYITVQQPFCGPNIVNHFFCDNFPLLELICADTSLVELMGFVIANVSLLGTLSVTASCYGNILYTILRIPSAKERQKAFSTCSSHIIVVSLFYGSCIFMYIRTGKSSEGENLNKVVAILNTVVTPMLNPFIYTLRNKQVKLVIREKVGKWISPA is encoded by the coding sequence ATGGGGAACAGTACCACCATCAGTGAGATCATTCTTCTGGGACTCACAGATGCCTGTGAATTTCAAATGTTGATCTTTGTAGGGCTCTTCTTAACCTACCTCATCACACTGCTAGGGAACCTCCTCATCATTGTTGTCACACTGATGGATCATCGTCTTTATACCCCCATGTACTACTTCCTCAGAAACTTTGCTGTTCTGGAGATCTGGTTCACTTCTGTCATCTTTCCCAAGATGCTAAACAACATCCTAACAGGGAACAAGACCATCTCCTTACTGGGATGCTTTCTGCAGAGTTTCCTTTACTTCTTCTTAGGAACCACAGAATTCCTCCTCCTAGCTGTGATGTCCTTTGATCGGTATGTGGCTATCTGTAACCCCTTGCGTTATACCACCATCATGGGCAAAAGGGTCTGTGTGCAGCTGGTGCTGTCCTCATGGGTAGGAGCTTTTCTTCTCATCATTGTCCCAAGTTATATTACAGTTCAGCAGCCTTTCTGTGGCCCCAATATTGTCAATCATTTTTTCTGTGACAATTTCCCACTACTAGAACTTATATGTGCAGACACAAGCCTGGTAGAACTGATGGGCTTTGTCATAGCCAATGTAAGTCTTCTGGGCACCTTATCTGTCACTGCCTCCTGTTATGGTAACATCCTTTACACAATCCTACGCATCCCTTCAGCTAAGGAGAGGCAGAAAGCCTTTTCCACTTGTTCCTCCCACATCATTGTGGTATCCCTTTTTTATGGCAGTTGCATCTTTATGTATATCAGGACAGGTAAAAGCAGTGAAGGAGAGAACCTGAACAAAGTGGTGGCCATCCTCAACACTGTAGTGACCCCAATGCTCAACCCTTTCATCTACACTCTGAGAAACAAACAGGTGAAACTGGTGATTAGGGAAAAGGTGGGCAAGTGGATCTCTCCAGCCTAA